One Coffea arabica cultivar ET-39 chromosome 5c, Coffea Arabica ET-39 HiFi, whole genome shotgun sequence DNA window includes the following coding sequences:
- the LOC113689995 gene encoding aspartyl protease family protein 2-like: MNFLVGLAFVYLFSCGFVATGRGGILSLKNLRANVSHLAGIELPDHSSFNAVSSSANTGCNFATTKKATMDAVATDKNFYNEEEEEEEDDDDDDARNLGNQHKPTVKLHLKRRSGGKEAKGKDSVLESTTRDLVRIQTLHTRIVEKKNQNTISRLKKVARQSQNHYRRSLIALAASPEPQSSQLSGQLMATLASGVSLGSGEYFMDVFVGTPPKHYSLILDTGSDLNWIQCVPCYDCFEQNGPFYDPKDSSTFRNISCHDPRCHLVSSPDPPQPCKSENQTCPYFYWYGDSSNTTGDFALETFTVNLTNPSGKSEFKTVENVMFGCGHWNRGLFHGAAGLLGLGRGPLSFSSQLQSLYGHSFSYCLVDRNSNASVSSKLIFGEDKDLLSHPGLNFTTLVSAGKENNPVDTFYYVQIKSLLVGGEVLNIPEGTWNLSPEGAGGTIIDSGTTLSYFADPAYKIIKEAFMKKVKNYPIVEDFPILFPCYNVSGVEKLELPSFGIIFGDGAVWNFPQENYFIKLEPEEVVCLAILGTPTSALSILGNYQQQNFHILYDTRQSRLGYAPTKCSEV, from the coding sequence ATGAATTTCTTGGTTGGTTTGgcatttgtttacttgttttcCTGTGGTTTTGTAGCCACCGGACGTGGAGGGATTCTTAGTCTGAAGAATCTGAGAGCAAATGTCTCTCATCTGGCTGGCATAGAATTGCCTGATCATTCAAGCTTCAATGCCGTCTCGTCTTCAGCAAATACTGGTTGCAACTTTGCAACAACAAAGAAAGCAACCATGGATGCAGTAGCCACAGATAAGAATTTCtacaatgaagaagaagaagaagaagaagatgatgatgatgatgatgcaaGAAATTTGGGAAATCAGCATAAACCCACTGTCAAACTTCATCTGAAACGCAGATCAGGAGGCAAAGAAGCCAAGGGAAAAGACTCAGTTCTGGAGTCAACGACAAGGGACTTGGTTAGAATTCAGACTCTTCATACAAGGATTGTGGAGAAGAAGAATCAAAACACCATTTCTAGGCTGAAGAAAGTGGCTAGACAATCACAAAATCATTATAGGAGGTCTTTAATAGCTCTGGCAGCTTCGCCGGAGCCTCAGAGTTCTCAACTTTCCGGCCAACTCATGGCAACTCTTGCTTCAGGGGTGAGTCTTGGTTCAGGAGAATATTTCATGGATGTTTTTGTGGGTACACCTCCAAAGCATTATTCTTTGATTCTTGATACTGGAAGTGATCTTAATTGGATTCAATGTGTTCCATGTTATGACTGTTTTGAGCAAAATGGACCCTTTTATGATCCTAAGGATTCTAGTACTTTCAGAAATATAAGCTGCCATGATCCTAGATGTCACCTGGTTTCATCTCCTGATCCTCCACAACCTTGCAAGTCCGAGAATCAAACATGTCCTTATTTCTATTGGTATGGAGACAGCTCGAATACAACGGGGGATTTTGCGCTAGAAACCTTCACAGTTAATCTCACAAATCCTTCAGGAAAGTCAGAATTCAAAACTGTTGAAAATGTGATGTTTGGCTGTGGTCATTGGAACAGAGGACTATTTCATGGTGCTGCTGGATTATTAGGCCTTGGGAGAGggcctctttctttttcctcccaaCTTCAATCATTATATGGCCATTCCTTTTCATATTGCCTTGTGGATAGAAACAGCAATGCTAGTGTTAGCAGCAAGCTGATTTTCGGCGAAGATAAAGATCTCTTGAGCCATCCTGGATTGAACTTCACCACATTGGTTTCTGCTGGCAAGGAAAATAATCCAGTTGATACATTTTATTACGTTCAAATCAAGTCGCTTTTGGTGGGGGGTGAGGTTCTGAATATACCGGAAGGAACCTGGAATTTAAGCCCAGAAGGTGCTGGTGGAACAATCATTGATTCTGGTACAACACTGAGCTATTTTGCTGATCCAGCTTACAAGATTATAAAGGAAGCATTCATGAAGAAGGTGAAAAACTACCCAATTGTTGAAGATTTTCCAATATTGTTTCCTTGCTACAATGTCTCAGGGGTGGAGAAGCTAGAGCTGCCATCATTTGGGATCATATTTGGTGATGGTGCAGTTTGGAATTTCCCACAGGAGAACTATTTTATCAAGCTTGAACCAGAGGAAGTTGTTTGTTTGGCGATACTGGGGACTCCAACCTCTGCTCTTTCAATTCTTGGAAACTATCAACAACAAAATTTTCATATCTTGTATGATACAAGACAGTCAAGGCTGGGATATGCACCAACAAAGTGCTCAGAAGTGTAA